The genomic region TGGAAAAGAAACGGTAGTGAAAATAGTTGAGGACACTTTTAGGTGAGGTTGCATTTCTTCATATCATTATGTTGTGTTTCTATTATCTGGATTGAGCCTTACAAGTCTCTCTTGATTTGTGCTTACTACTTCTAGAAAAATGCGCGAGCCTGCAAATGCTGTTTCAGCTTCTGGAAACCAGAATGAGCTGGGGTACAGTGTAATGCCTATGAAAAACCCAGATGATTCTGCTCAGCTGGATATCAAGGTCCGTTGCCCCTGTGGTAGTTCCATGGCCACTGGGTCCATGATTCAGGTACAGTTCCCATGACAAGTATGATTATATGACTGCTAGGTTCTGTTATTCATCACCTCCAACTAGTTCAGTAAGATCTTTAAAATTTGTTCATTAATCCTGTTAGGCCACTGGGTCCATGATTCAGGTACAGTTCCCATGACAAGTATGATTATATGGCTGCTAGGTTCTGTTATTCATCACCTCCAACTAGTTCAATAAGATCTTTAAAATTTGTTCATTAATCCTGTTAATTTTAAGAATTGTTTGTTGAATTATCATAGCAGTTAGCTTTGGCATTTTGCATATTCTGGAACTTCAAAGCAGTGATCTTTATGTATCGTGAAACTTCAAAGGAGCTAATTGCCATCGATTACTCTCTGTTTTGTAAAAGAAGATTGCATCTACGTGTAACATCAACATTTTATGAAGTGTAACACTTAAGTGTTTCATTATTCCATAATTTAGAGATCTGTAGCATTCTGTAATTTTGTTCTTGACAGGTTTTACTGCTTCTATTTCCTTCATGTTTTGTTTGGTCCTTTTCAGTGTGATCATCCAAGATGCAGTGTATGGCAACATATTGATTGTGTCATCATACCTGAGAAGACTGCAGATACTGCTCCTCAAGAACTACCTTCCAGTTTCTATTGTGAGATGTGCCGAGTCAGCAGGGCAGACCCGTAAGTTGTTCTAACCTTCAGTTTAATAGCAAACCCTTGCTGAATGATGCATGCTCACTATTTACTTgtttaattagttttaatttttggtGATGTGCAAGTGCTATTAATCATGTGATGTTTCAGTTTATTTGTATTGGATAGTGTTCATGCATTCTATTAGTTGAATTAGATTATCTGGGTCGTCCTGTAGCATTAATTGTAATCATGTATGAAACTCTCATTACTGTGCAACTTAGAACTGATTTTCCTGCATCTCTTTTATGTCCGCTCTTTTCCCCCCGCTCTGAATGACTGCCTTTTCTGCATTTGTAGCTTAGAAGTCTTAATACTAAATGGCCGATTGTTCTGACATATTTTCCTTCTGCAATTTGCAGTTTCTGGGTCACTATTAACCACCCATTACTTCCAGTGTCAGTAGCTCCTTCGAACATAATGGCAGATGGGTAAGTCATGCATTATTTGTCTCCAAAGTACATTTTTGATTTTCACCTCCTCTACCTCCCTTTACCCGTCAATGACCAGGAGCCTCTGTGCCCTGTTGATTGGCCTTGTGGGGGAGCAAGTATTTTCCTTCATCATTCTGACCAGGAGCCTCTGTGCCCTGTTGATTGGCCTTGTGGGGGAGCAAGTATTTTCCTTCATCATTCTGTTTTATGTGCCGCGGAATATCTTCCAGAATCTCTTCAACTGTACCATGTTGCAAAATGTCTAATAAGCAAAAAATTATTGTTCTTAATTACTGTTGTAACTCCGCTGGCATCTCCTTTTTTGTAGAGCGATCTCAAATGAGTCCGGTAAAGTTTGAGTGCAAAGAAGTGATTATACCATGCCTCATCATTCATAACATGTTTATCAGGGTGCCAAAGCAAGGTCTAGAAACCATTCAGTATATCCTGTTAGGGATTTTTGTTCACCATGTGTCAGACATTATCTGCTAGTAATTACTTTGTGTTTTGTCTGCTGTGGTGATATTATTGCTTGAGCGATCTTACCTCAATACTTAGAACCCAGGTACTCGATCACATTAATTATGGATGAGAAGCGGGCTCTGTGTCTTTTTTCTTGCTTTACAACCTCAGATGGTTCTGTTCATGATTATTCCTTCGTTGTCTATAAGAAGTAAACATTATACGGTGGTTGTACATCTAATGAACATGTTGGTACCATGAGATTTGAGTAACTAGATGACCACAAATTGTTTTATGTCACTGTACAAGTTAGCTGAACCATGATACTTCTGCGATTTGCATAGTTTTTGTTTGTGATTCATGCTTATGTTCAGGTCATATACTGTACAGTATATCGAGAAAACCTTTCCGTTATCAAGAGCTAATAGGGAAATgctacagaaagctgaatatgacaTTCAGGTTAATTTCGTTTCCTTCTTCGTTTCCTTGAACTATTAGGTTTGTTCATGATTTACTTTAAATAACCATTTGTATGATCATATATTATTAGATACCACCTCTGTCTCAAagtataagacgtttttgtaggctAGTTTTGCctaaaaaaatgtcttatattttgagacggagTTGGTGCATTGCTAAAAAGATCAAAGAGGTAATTGTGCTCCTGGTACAAGAACTTGGCTGGTGGGCTCAGTTTCATACAAAAACTTACAAAACCTACAGCGGAGGTACAATAACTTGGCCTGGACGTGCACTTGAGGTACAAATCACTCCTGTGCTGACACATGGACGCCAGCGGGGCAAAGTGCATGCGCTGGGCTGCTCAGATTCTTTGCAAAATGGCCCCTGCGAGTCTGTGAAATTTTGGTCGAGGTCCCCTGGGCACCGTAGACATCTAATTTAGGTCAGTAAAACTGACCTAATCTCAGTCATCTCACGCGCTTAGCGTTTCCGGCGGTCCATTTTCCTGATTTGGGCGTTTTTGACCATTAGATGTGCTGTCTAAGGGGTTGCTGCTCCGGGAGAAAAAACAAAGCACTCTGGTTAACTGGGCCACTTCTGCCAGCCCATTTATCTAACCGAGCATGATCCAGGAGAAGAAACTGTTCGCTCGATCGATAGAGGGAGCTCGGTCGCAGGGTCGTTGAGCAGCAGTGCTACCATTGTTGTCGGACACCGATGGGTGGAGGCGATCGAGATTAGCCATGTGTAGCGGCATCGTGTGAGATGCGTAATATGTTGATGGTTGTATCGACTGCCCATCGATTGAGCGAACAGTTTTTTCTCTTGGAATGTTCTCGGTTAGATAAATGGGCTGGCAGAAGTGGCCCAGTTAACCAGAGAGCTTCGTTTTTTCTCCTGGAGCAGCAGCTCCTTAGATGGCAGATCTAATGGCCAGAAACGCCCAAGTCAGGAAAATGGACGGCCAGAAACGCTAAGCGCGTGAGATGACTGGGTCTAGTCAGGTTTATTGTCCCAAATTAGATGTCTATGGTGCCCAGGGGACTACGGTCAAACTTTCAGACTTGCAGGGGCCATTTTGCAAAGAATCCAAGCAGCTCAGCGCATGCACTTTGCCCCATTGGCGTCCATGTGTCAGCACAGGAGCGATTTGTACCTCAAGTGCACGTCCAGGCCAAGTTATTGTAGCTCTGATGTATTGTATGGAAGCACCTGCCAAGTTCTTGTACCAGGAGCACAATTACCTCAAGATCAAATATCAATAACAAGGATATGTTTGGGACTTATGAGTTAATACATGGTGACAGTGCTCAATTTCTAGTATCTTGCGTCATCTTAGAGAATATTGGACTATGTGTATCCATTTTTGACCTTGGTTTGCTTTGCACCATTTATTTCTTGCAGGTTTGGTGTATCCTTCTCGATGACAAAGTTCCTTTCAGGATGCACTGGCCTTTACATTCTGACATGCAAATTAATGGTATTTCCATTGGCTTACCATTTGTACTGAAATACTATTGACAGGCTCTTATAGGAAATTATTTATTCAGTCAGTCAATTTGTTGTTTGTGGGATCAGTCAAATTTCAGTTTCATCTTATTTTTGTATTCAATTTTGATCGCCCTCATGCACTGATGCTATTCGCTCATTTTATGCTGCATCCCCTTAACTTATTATGAGTCTTATGTGGATGCAGGCCTGTATGCATCTATGGCTTAATGCACTTATGCATGCCACTATGTTGTCAATTTAGGAATTTAATACTTTGAGTTCTGCATCATTCCTGCCTTGTAGATATAGGTGTGATCCGAGTCTTTTCCAGCATGGTTACATGGAACATTTTGTGGCAGCTAAAAACTGTTTTTCCTCATTGAATTGTGGGTTCATTCATCTAGATCTGAACTATTCGTTTTGGAAATTATTTGTTTTCTCAGGTATTCCTGTTCGGGTTGTCAGCAGGCAAGCTACACAGCCGTTAGGGGCCAATGGTAGAGATGATGGTCTTATGGTAAGTATCTTGTTGAAATGGAGCATGCTGTTCTTTAACTTTATACCTTAACAATGATTTGCCAAAATGTGTTGATTAGTTTCATGATACATTTTCTGCATGGATGTTTGTTGATCCTACTCAATTTTTTGCTCCCAGTTAACACAGTTTTTGAAAGAAGGTCCCAATAAGATTGTTCTATCTAGAAGTGACTCTCGTGCGTTCTGTTTGGGTGTCAGAATTGCCAAGAGGAGATCTCTGGAAGAGGTAATTGCTTATGGTATACTGTGTCACATGAAAGGCAATTCAATTCCACATTTCCATTGTTGACCACGATATTCTTCAGAAATACATATTTGGCAAAAGAGGGTATTTGGATCAGGAAACACTTTagatatctttttttttcatagGCACTCCCTTTTCCATCAACGCTGTAAATGTTTTGGTTTTTCTTGTTTTTAATCTTTAGTGCTTAATTATTAGGCCTCGAAGAGGGTAGCTATTTTAGGTTGATGAAATATGTCATAATTCTAATAATGCACGTTATAGAAGGGTTCCAAATCCCAGATGGTTCCTGGCCCATATTTCTTGGTTACAAGTGAACTGTGCTGTTAAAAAGTAATGTCTATACAAGCTCCAGGAAAATGCCAGAATGGTTCTTTCAGCAGTTACCGTAAGCAAGCTGCTACTTAGGAACCATCAAGTGCCTGAGATTTGGAACCCTGCTTTATTCTTTTAATTCCTCTTTTAAAATTTTGATAATGGGCAGGTCCTAAATTTGGTACCAAAGGAACAGGATGGTGAGAAGTTTGATGATGCCCTTTCTCGTGTGCGTCGCTGTGTCGGTGGGGGGACTGAGGCAGATAATGCAGACAGTGATAGTGATATTGAGGTTGTTGCTGATTCAGTCTCTGTAAATCTTCGATGCCCTGTAAGCACTCTGGCCATCAATGAGAATGTTTAGATCCATAATGATATTGCCAATCCTGCTCTTTCCCTGACATGTCTGTTGCACCTGACCTCATGTACATTGGAATATTGAATATTTAGCATTTGCCATCATACATTATTCTGTGTACCATGACACCCAAGGCTCGGTGCAATCTTCCTAGAATCACTTTGTTTATGACATTTCTAACCTAGATGCTATACAATCCCATGTTGGCAGCATCGTATTGTTTGGTTTATAGTATGTTTTGCAGACCTTGTCACAAAGTTAGCCATTTACGATCTAATGTTATGTTGTGAAAAGCACGTTCATGTAAAAGCTAATTTATGTTGACAGATGACTGGTTCAAGGATTAAGGTAGCTGGTAGGTTCAAACCCTGTGTCCACATGGGTTGTTTTGATTTAGAAGCTTTTGTGGAACTGAATCAACGTTCACGGAAGGTTTGATTACTTGCCTCGCATCATTGTTGCTTTTACCTTTTCTTTTTCTAATCAAACTAGTATTCCTTGTCTGCAGTGGCAATGCCCAATTTGCCTGAAGAACTATTCTCTGGAGAATCTAATTATTGATCCTTATTTCAATCGCATCACTTCGCTAGTGAGTCCATATTGTTAATGAAGTACATGTTTTCTCATCTCTGTTACTCCATTATGCATCTTATGCTGATTTTGTTGCGTTTTGGTGATTTAGATCAAAAGCTGTGGAGATGATATATCAGAAATCGATGTCAAGCCAGATGGTTCCTGGAGAGCTAAGGGTGGAGCTGAACTGAAGGATCTTATGCAGTGGCATTTACCAGATGGCACTCTCTGTATGTCCACAGGTACAGGACCGAAACCCAACATGGGTGTTGTAAAGCAAGAGATTAAAGAAGAATCGTTGCCTGAAAATAAGGGTTCTCGTCTAAAACTGGGAATTAGGAGAAACAACAATGGCAAATGGGAAATTAGCAAGAAAGGGGATGTTAATTTGAAACCAACTTCTTATAATGATCAGAGTAGAGACTTTGAAAATGGGAAATGTGTCACCCATACAAGCAACACTAATCATGAGGATGCTAAAGGTGGAAGTTATAATTCAGAACCGGGACAATCTGATCACCCTACGAGCAGTGTATATGATCTGAATTCTTCTCCTGGGGATGAACATGTTCCAATAGTTCTGAGCGACACAGATGATGAAAATGCTACGGTGTTGTCTCCTAGTACAGTGAATTGCGGCGCAGCAAATGACACCGGATATGAGTTTCCACCGCCCAATCCACTTGACACTTCAGGAGGCCCAGATGAAACT from Triticum aestivum cultivar Chinese Spring chromosome 4A, IWGSC CS RefSeq v2.1, whole genome shotgun sequence harbors:
- the LOC123086343 gene encoding E3 SUMO-protein ligase SIZ2 isoform X1 encodes the protein MASAPGGDPVLAACKDKLKHFRLKELKDVLCKIGLSKHGKKQELVDKIVAILSDQQDQASKIDGLPNRLMVGKETVVKIVEDTFRKMREPANAVSASGNQNELGYSVMPMKNPDDSAQLDIKVRCPCGSSMATGSMIQCDHPRCSVWQHIDCVIIPEKTADTAPQELPSSFYCEMCRVSRADPFWVTINHPLLPVSVAPSNIMADGSYTVQYIEKTFPLSRANREMLQKAEYDIQVWCILLDDKVPFRMHWPLHSDMQINGIPVRVVSRQATQPLGANGRDDGLMLTQFLKEGPNKIVLSRSDSRAFCLGVRIAKRRSLEEVLNLVPKEQDGEKFDDALSRVRRCVGGGTEADNADSDSDIEVVADSVSVNLRCPMTGSRIKVAGRFKPCVHMGCFDLEAFVELNQRSRKWQCPICLKNYSLENLIIDPYFNRITSLIKSCGDDISEIDVKPDGSWRAKGGAELKDLMQWHLPDGTLCMSTGTGPKPNMGVVKQEIKEESLPENKGSRLKLGIRRNNNGKWEISKKGDVNLKPTSYNDQSRDFENGKCVTHTSNTNHEDAKGGSYNSEPGQSDHPTSSVYDLNSSPGDEHVPIVLSDTDDENATVLSPSTVNCGAANDTGYEFPPPNPLDTSGGPDETSFFLNENFDDLGLSFWEYPSTTQDDPGIQGTDNLGEVQNYPATNLSLHEPVSTVNLGVLAPAANQPEYGNDGSLNNAKNTSQKRKNPANEITSLDASVLMSGNDDDDFAGDRSGGTSSLSGQPRSVRPKSVLAIESDSD
- the LOC123086343 gene encoding E3 SUMO-protein ligase SIZ2 isoform X2, which encodes MASAPGGDPVLAACKDKLKHFRLKELKDVLCKIGLSKHGKKQELVDKIVAILSDQQDQASKIDGLPNRLMVGKETVVKIVEDTFRKMREPANAVSASGNQNELGYSVMPMKNPDDSAQLDIKVRCPCGSSMATGSMIQCDHPRCSVWQHIDCVIIPEKTADTAPQELPSSFYCEMCRVSRADPFWVTINHPLLPVSVAPSNIMADGSYTVQYIEKTFPLSRANREMLQKAEYDIQVWCILLDDKVPFRMHWPLHSDMQINGIPVRVVSRQATQPLGANGRDDGLMLTQFLKEGPNKIVLSRSDSRAFCLGVRIAKRRSLEEVLNLVPKEQDGEKFDDALSRVRRCVGGGTEADNADSDSDIEVVADSVSVNLRCPMTGSRIKVAGRFKPCVHMGCFDLEAFVELNQRSRKWQCPICLKNYSLENLIIDPYFNRITSLIKSCGDDISEIDVKPDGSWRAKGGAELKDLMQWHLPDGTLCMSTASVLMSGNDDDDFAGDRSGGTSSLSGQPRSVRPKSVLAIESDSD